In one Novosphingopyxis iocasae genomic region, the following are encoded:
- a CDS encoding CopD family protein — METLSVLYLWLKAAHIIFVIFWMAGLFMLPRLYVYHQEAAPGSEEAEKFADRERKLIKIILNPSMILVWILGITLAVTIQAWSMGWFGAKVLLVLGLSGYHGYLIAYGKKLARGERPLTGKALRLLNEVPAIAIAIIVVLVVVKPF, encoded by the coding sequence ATGGAAACGCTCTCGGTGCTCTATCTCTGGCTGAAGGCAGCCCACATCATTTTCGTGATTTTCTGGATGGCCGGGCTGTTCATGCTGCCGCGGCTGTACGTTTATCATCAGGAGGCCGCACCGGGCTCTGAAGAGGCCGAGAAATTCGCCGATCGCGAACGCAAGCTGATCAAGATCATCCTCAACCCGTCAATGATCCTGGTCTGGATTCTGGGGATCACCCTGGCGGTCACGATCCAGGCCTGGTCGATGGGCTGGTTCGGTGCGAAAGTTCTGCTCGTGCTCGGCCTGTCTGGCTATCACGGCTATCTCATCGCTTACGGTAAGAAGCTGGCGCGGGGCGAACGCCCGTTGACCGGCAAGGCGCTGCGCCTTCTGAACGAAGTGCCTGCGATTGCCATTGCAATCATCGTTGTTCTGGTGGTGGTGAAACCTTTCTAG
- the hemE gene encoding uroporphyrinogen decarboxylase, whose product MTGGPSEPKTDKPLLAVLRGERRDPPPVWLMRQAGRYLSEYRALRAEKGGFLDLVYDSEAAAEVTLQPIRRFGFNGAILFSDILIIPHALGQDLQFVKGEGPRLSPILAEHELAELTPDFTRFDPIYETVRRVKAELPADVTMLGFAGSPWTVATYMVAGEGSRDQATARRMAYGEPERFGALIDRLVEVSIEYLSGQIEAGADAVQLFDSWAGSLSPAQFDRWVIAPNRAIVEGVRARHPDTPIIGFPKGAGGKLTAYAEGTGVDALGLDETVDPVWANDVLPKGLPVQGNLDPLALIAGGTELEQAVSAIRDAFPDRPHIFNLGHGILPDTPVDHVRKLLGMLGRNA is encoded by the coding sequence ATGACCGGTGGACCTTCAGAGCCGAAAACCGACAAGCCTCTGCTCGCCGTGCTGCGCGGGGAACGCCGCGATCCACCGCCCGTCTGGCTCATGCGTCAGGCCGGGCGCTATCTCTCGGAATATCGCGCGCTGCGGGCCGAAAAGGGCGGATTTCTCGATCTGGTCTACGATAGCGAAGCGGCCGCCGAGGTAACCTTGCAGCCGATCCGCCGCTTCGGGTTCAACGGGGCGATCCTGTTTTCCGATATTCTGATCATTCCCCACGCGCTGGGGCAGGACCTGCAGTTCGTGAAGGGAGAGGGCCCGCGTCTTTCGCCTATCCTGGCGGAGCATGAGCTCGCCGAACTGACGCCCGATTTCACGCGCTTCGATCCGATCTATGAGACCGTGCGCCGGGTGAAGGCGGAACTGCCCGCTGACGTCACCATGCTGGGCTTCGCAGGCAGCCCCTGGACGGTCGCGACCTATATGGTGGCAGGCGAGGGGAGCCGCGATCAAGCGACCGCGCGACGCATGGCCTATGGCGAGCCGGAGCGCTTCGGTGCGCTGATCGATCGGCTGGTCGAAGTCAGCATCGAATATCTGAGCGGCCAGATCGAGGCGGGCGCGGATGCGGTGCAGCTGTTCGATAGCTGGGCCGGATCGCTCAGCCCCGCGCAGTTCGATCGCTGGGTGATCGCGCCGAACCGTGCGATCGTCGAAGGGGTGCGCGCACGCCATCCCGATACGCCGATCATCGGTTTTCCCAAGGGCGCCGGTGGAAAGCTTACCGCTTATGCGGAAGGGACGGGCGTCGATGCGCTGGGCCTGGACGAAACTGTCGATCCGGTCTGGGCAAATGATGTCCTGCCCAAGGGCCTGCCAGTGCAGGGCAATCTCGATCCGCTGGCGCTGATCGCCGGTGGAACGGAGCTGGAGCAGGCGGTGTCCGCGATCCGCGATGCTTTCCCCGATCGCCCGCATATCTTCAATCTGGGCCACGGCATCCTGCCCGATACGCCGGTCGATCATGTCCGGAAATTGCTTGGGATGCTTGGCCGAAACGCCTAA
- a CDS encoding pyruvate, water dikinase regulatory protein — protein MDRFHLHLLSDSTGETLDNIVKAALAQFDEVDVVKHFWPMVRSDVHLERILDDVAENPGMVLFTLVNSETRRKLENRCRALGLPAVPALDAVTDALSDMFGQEAKARPGRQHSLDAAYFARVEAIQFTIAHDDGLLQEGWEEADIILAGVSRTSKTPTSIYLANRGFKTANIPIVVESPPPETLYQLRNPLIVGLTTSADRLVQIRRNRLLSLNQAPETDYVEGDKVQAEVKFARRIFADRGWPVIDVTRRSIEETAAAIINLANDRELSGRKRQGNII, from the coding sequence ATGGACCGCTTCCACCTGCATCTGCTTTCCGACTCCACCGGCGAGACGCTCGACAATATCGTGAAGGCCGCTCTGGCCCAGTTCGATGAAGTCGACGTCGTGAAGCATTTCTGGCCGATGGTGCGGTCCGATGTGCATCTGGAACGCATTCTGGACGATGTTGCCGAAAATCCCGGCATGGTGCTGTTCACGCTCGTCAATTCCGAAACGCGGCGCAAGCTGGAAAACCGCTGCCGTGCGCTGGGCCTTCCGGCGGTGCCCGCGCTCGATGCGGTCACCGATGCATTGTCTGATATGTTCGGGCAGGAGGCCAAGGCACGGCCCGGCCGCCAGCACAGCCTGGATGCCGCCTATTTCGCGCGGGTCGAGGCCATCCAGTTCACCATCGCGCATGATGACGGGCTGCTGCAGGAAGGCTGGGAGGAAGCGGACATCATCCTTGCCGGCGTGTCGCGGACCTCGAAAACGCCGACCAGCATCTATCTCGCCAATCGCGGGTTCAAGACGGCGAACATCCCGATCGTGGTGGAATCGCCGCCGCCCGAAACACTCTATCAACTGCGCAATCCATTGATCGTGGGACTCACCACCAGCGCGGACCGCCTGGTGCAGATCCGTCGCAACCGGCTGTTGTCGCTCAATCAGGCGCCAGAAACCGATTATGTGGAAGGGGACAAGGTGCAGGCCGAGGTGAAGTTTGCGCGGCGCATCTTCGCCGATCGCGGCTGGCCGGTGATCGACGTGACGCGCCGCTCGATTGAGGAAACCGCCGCAGCCATCATCAATCTCGCGAACGACCGCGAGCTGTCCGGCCGCAAGCGCCAAGGAAACATCATATGA
- a CDS encoding Maf family protein: MSGIVLASGSAIRRQMLEAAGVPFEVKPARVDEDFLKEALADLKPRDQADALAEAKALRGSQASPDQLVLGADSMLELASGVRLDKPESPQAAREQLAAMSGGTHRLHSAAVMVEGGASVWRHVETAKLHVRALSPDFIHSYVDAEWESIRHTSGCFEYEGKGAQLFSRVEGSHFAILGLPFLPLLQFLRDRKVMPS; this comes from the coding sequence ATGAGCGGCATCGTCCTGGCCTCGGGCAGCGCAATCCGGCGGCAGATGCTGGAGGCGGCGGGCGTTCCGTTCGAGGTGAAGCCTGCGCGAGTCGATGAAGACTTTTTGAAAGAGGCGCTCGCCGATTTGAAGCCGCGCGACCAGGCTGATGCGCTGGCCGAAGCCAAGGCGCTCCGCGGATCGCAAGCTTCACCGGATCAACTGGTGCTGGGCGCGGATTCGATGCTGGAGCTGGCAAGCGGCGTCCGGCTGGACAAGCCGGAGAGCCCGCAGGCTGCGCGCGAGCAGCTTGCCGCTATGTCCGGAGGGACGCACCGTCTGCACAGCGCCGCGGTGATGGTGGAGGGCGGCGCGTCCGTTTGGCGGCACGTTGAAACCGCGAAGCTGCATGTGCGTGCGCTCTCGCCCGACTTCATCCACTCCTATGTCGACGCCGAATGGGAATCGATCCGCCACACCAGTGGCTGCTTCGAATATGAAGGGAAGGGCGCACAGCTCTTCTCCCGCGTCGAGGGCAGCCATTTCGCGATCCTTGGCCTGCCGTTCCTCCCGCTCCTCCAGTTTCTTCGCGATCGGAAAGTCATGCCGTCATGA
- a CDS encoding shikimate dehydrogenase family protein: MKAITGQPYAEVIGDPVAHSKSPMIHRFWQKKLGIDGDYRTAHVTPDELADYFADRAADPDWMGCNVTIPHKIAALDHVADPGDVRESIGAINTVFRGEESELTGTNTDAAGFWAPISERNWSGRHAVVVGSGGAARAVLFALAKGGIGEVTMVARSGLKAMGLLAHFGLKGGVQDFDAKLPPAHLLVNASPLGMAGQEALELDLDPLKRGALVYDLVYKPVETALLRQAADRDLETVDGLSMLVAQAAFAFELFFGQPAPEEGQDALFEKLGA; this comes from the coding sequence ATGAAAGCCATTACCGGCCAGCCTTATGCCGAGGTGATCGGCGATCCGGTGGCCCACAGCAAATCGCCAATGATTCACCGCTTCTGGCAGAAGAAGCTCGGCATCGATGGGGACTATCGCACAGCACATGTGACGCCGGACGAACTGGCGGATTATTTCGCCGATCGCGCCGCCGATCCGGACTGGATGGGCTGCAACGTCACGATCCCGCACAAGATCGCCGCGCTCGATCATGTCGCCGATCCGGGCGACGTGCGGGAGAGCATCGGCGCGATCAACACCGTGTTTCGCGGCGAGGAAAGTGAACTCACCGGCACCAACACCGACGCGGCAGGCTTCTGGGCACCGATTTCCGAGCGGAATTGGAGCGGGCGCCATGCCGTCGTCGTCGGATCGGGCGGCGCGGCGCGCGCGGTGCTGTTCGCGCTCGCCAAGGGTGGCATCGGCGAGGTGACCATGGTCGCCCGCAGCGGCCTGAAGGCCATGGGCCTGCTCGCGCATTTCGGCCTGAAAGGCGGCGTGCAGGATTTCGACGCCAAGCTGCCGCCCGCACATTTGCTGGTGAACGCCAGTCCGCTCGGCATGGCCGGGCAGGAAGCGTTGGAGCTGGATCTCGATCCGCTGAAGCGCGGCGCATTGGTCTATGATCTGGTCTACAAGCCTGTTGAAACCGCGCTGCTGCGCCAGGCCGCGGACCGCGATCTGGAAACGGTGGACGGCCTGTCCATGCTGGTGGCGCAGGCCGCCTTTGCCTTTGAACTGTTCTTCGGGCAGCCTGCGCCGGAGGAGGGTCAAGACGCCCTGTTCGAAAAGCTGGGCGCGTGA
- the coaE gene encoding dephospho-CoA kinase (Dephospho-CoA kinase (CoaE) performs the final step in coenzyme A biosynthesis.), whose translation MGKSTVAAMFTEAGVPVFDADAVVRELQGPGGALVPLIEAAFPGSTGEGGVKRDDLGAMVFGKPDELARLESIVHPVVANRRLAFSEEHRDAPLILFDIPLLFEKGGTEGVDVVVVVSAPAKVQRERVMARPGMTKEKFEHILGVQLDDAAKRARADHVIDTGTTLEETRAQVSELVATMRASLA comes from the coding sequence ATGGGCAAATCCACCGTTGCCGCGATGTTTACCGAAGCCGGTGTTCCCGTGTTCGATGCTGACGCCGTCGTGCGCGAATTGCAGGGACCGGGCGGCGCGCTCGTTCCGCTCATCGAGGCGGCCTTCCCCGGCAGCACTGGCGAAGGCGGCGTAAAGCGGGATGATCTTGGCGCAATGGTTTTCGGCAAGCCCGATGAACTGGCGCGGCTAGAATCGATCGTTCACCCTGTCGTCGCGAACCGCCGGCTCGCCTTTTCGGAGGAGCATCGCGATGCACCGTTGATCCTGTTCGATATTCCGCTCCTGTTCGAAAAGGGCGGGACCGAAGGCGTCGATGTTGTTGTTGTGGTCAGCGCGCCCGCCAAGGTGCAGCGAGAACGCGTTATGGCGCGGCCGGGCATGACGAAAGAGAAGTTCGAACATATTCTCGGCGTCCAACTGGACGATGCTGCCAAGCGCGCCCGTGCGGACCATGTGATCGACACCGGAACGACGCTGGAGGAAACACGCGCGCAGGTCAGCGAGCTGGTCGCGACCATGCGCGCCTCCCTTGCCTGA
- the dnaQ gene encoding DNA polymerase III subunit epsilon, whose product MREIVFDTETTGTDHENGDRMVEIGCIEMIDRVMTGRTYHCYFNPERAMDPGAERVHGLGDAFLKDKPRFNEKVRELLDFIGDDKLVAHNAMFDFGFLNMELDRCGQPTVDYARMVDTLAIARKKHPGAKASLDALCSRYGIDRSHRVKHGALLDAELLAQLYIELTGGRQIGLGLAADADDAAATSRTAPSLLPTGPMRPPRHHAPTEAELARHQAFVAGIEGSLWSSGRARV is encoded by the coding sequence ATGCGCGAAATCGTCTTCGATACCGAAACCACCGGCACCGACCATGAAAATGGGGACCGGATGGTCGAGATCGGCTGTATCGAGATGATCGACCGGGTGATGACCGGCCGCACCTATCACTGCTATTTCAATCCCGAACGGGCGATGGATCCGGGCGCCGAACGTGTTCACGGTCTTGGCGATGCGTTTCTGAAAGACAAGCCGCGCTTCAACGAAAAGGTGCGGGAGCTTTTGGATTTCATCGGTGACGACAAGCTTGTCGCGCACAACGCCATGTTCGATTTCGGCTTCCTCAATATGGAACTCGATCGGTGTGGTCAGCCCACCGTCGATTATGCGCGGATGGTCGATACGCTGGCGATTGCGCGCAAAAAGCATCCCGGGGCGAAGGCTTCGCTCGATGCCCTTTGCAGCCGCTACGGGATCGATCGGTCCCACCGCGTCAAGCATGGGGCGCTGCTGGATGCCGAACTGCTGGCACAGCTTTATATAGAGCTGACCGGCGGGCGGCAGATCGGTCTGGGCCTGGCGGCGGATGCGGACGATGCGGCTGCCACATCGCGCACTGCGCCCAGCCTGCTGCCCACCGGGCCGATGCGCCCGCCGCGCCACCATGCGCCGACGGAGGCCGAGCTTGCGCGCCATCAGGCTTTCGTCGCGGGCATCGAAGGCTCGCTTTGGAGCAGTGGCCGCGCGCGCGTCTGA
- the hpf gene encoding ribosome hibernation-promoting factor, HPF/YfiA family has protein sequence MKIQVSGHQVDTGEALREHVETKMTALSEKYFPETISGQATFGRGPHDGFSCDIVTHVMQGLWLNASANAQDAHQAFDASLNKIEKQLRRYKRRLNDRHSQAAQALKEEEAGYTVFDSEAEADEVADAPPIIAELRANIPEVSVSDAVMVLNMRDTPALLFKNSGTGRHNMVYRRNDGTIGWVEPQAAS, from the coding sequence ATGAAGATTCAGGTTTCGGGCCATCAGGTCGATACGGGTGAGGCTCTGCGCGAGCATGTCGAGACCAAGATGACGGCGCTTTCCGAAAAATATTTTCCCGAAACCATTTCGGGTCAGGCCACCTTCGGCCGCGGCCCGCATGACGGCTTCAGCTGCGATATCGTGACCCATGTGATGCAGGGCCTCTGGCTCAATGCATCGGCCAATGCGCAGGACGCGCACCAGGCGTTCGACGCCTCGCTCAACAAGATCGAAAAGCAGCTGCGCCGCTACAAGCGCCGCCTGAATGATCGTCATAGCCAGGCCGCACAGGCGCTGAAGGAAGAAGAGGCCGGCTATACGGTGTTCGATTCCGAAGCTGAGGCGGACGAAGTGGCCGACGCACCGCCGATTATTGCAGAGTTGCGTGCCAATATTCCCGAAGTTTCGGTATCCGACGCGGTCATGGTGCTCAACATGCGCGATACGCCTGCTCTATTGTTCAAAAATTCTGGAACAGGGCGTCATAATATGGTCTATCGCCGCAACGACGGCACGATCGGATGGGTAGAGCCTCAGGCCGCATCCTGA
- a CDS encoding PTS sugar transporter subunit IIA, which yields MNIQLSCGLREDAVMSRASIASKHALFDLLSQQAEAAYGLDAEQLRAALEQRESLGSTGFGSGVAIPHARLAGLDEPLGLFVRLDKALDYASIDDRPVDLIFCLVSPAGDGARHLRVLAEVSRTMRSESNQQRLRGAADAAAIFSLLSGLYEFDAA from the coding sequence ATGAATATTCAACTCAGTTGCGGCTTGCGCGAAGACGCGGTGATGTCTCGAGCCTCGATCGCTAGCAAGCACGCGTTGTTCGATTTGCTGTCGCAGCAAGCAGAGGCGGCCTACGGGCTGGATGCGGAACAGTTGCGCGCCGCGCTCGAACAGCGCGAGAGCCTCGGGTCGACCGGATTTGGATCGGGCGTTGCCATCCCGCATGCGCGCCTCGCGGGACTGGACGAGCCACTGGGTCTTTTCGTGCGGCTGGATAAGGCGCTGGATTATGCCAGCATCGACGATCGGCCGGTCGATCTGATTTTCTGCCTCGTCTCGCCGGCGGGGGACGGAGCGCGGCATCTGCGCGTGCTCGCCGAAGTATCTCGCACCATGCGGAGCGAGTCCAATCAGCAACGGTTGCGCGGCGCGGCCGATGCCGCAGCGATCTTTTCGCTGCTATCGGGGCTTTATGAGTTTGACGCCGCCTGA
- a CDS encoding PaaI family thioesterase, whose product MSLTPPEPTPTGSGEEAHFRALESLYRAAPINRLFESDIAITGPGQCDIVFDVDERYFHAAGAVHGSSYFKMLDDAAFYAVNSLVTDRFVLTTAFNLLFTKPIKPGRLRASGRWLSGRKRVYVAEATLIDGDGEEAGRGTGTFMRSHIPLAGLPGYKSA is encoded by the coding sequence ATGAGTTTGACGCCGCCTGAGCCGACCCCCACCGGAAGTGGAGAGGAAGCGCATTTCCGCGCGCTTGAGTCGCTCTATCGGGCGGCACCGATCAACCGCCTGTTCGAATCGGATATTGCGATTACCGGCCCCGGCCAGTGCGATATCGTTTTCGACGTCGACGAACGCTATTTCCATGCCGCGGGCGCGGTGCATGGATCGTCCTATTTCAAGATGCTCGACGATGCCGCCTTTTATGCGGTGAACAGCCTGGTGACCGATCGTTTCGTGCTCACCACCGCCTTCAACCTGCTCTTTACGAAGCCGATCAAACCGGGGCGCCTGCGCGCGAGCGGTCGCTGGCTGAGCGGTCGCAAGCGCGTCTATGTTGCCGAAGCGACGCTGATCGATGGCGACGGCGAAGAAGCGGGGCGTGGCACCGGCACCTTCATGCGATCGCACATTCCGCTCGCGGGATTGCCCGGTTACAAGAGCGCATGA
- a CDS encoding DUF1491 family protein yields the protein MSEPRVAAKVQVDAIRRLCEREGGFAMVLSRGDPVAGDILIISRIRGGSPALIRRALRWDGPPSWRDTETQLFENEEKLTVFLDQKRAVDRDLWLIDLDIPDSERFIALLHDFV from the coding sequence ATGAGCGAACCGCGCGTCGCCGCCAAGGTTCAGGTCGACGCGATTCGACGGCTTTGCGAGCGCGAGGGCGGATTCGCGATGGTGCTATCGCGCGGCGATCCTGTCGCCGGAGACATCCTCATCATCTCTCGTATACGAGGCGGATCGCCTGCGCTCATCCGGCGCGCGCTGCGATGGGACGGACCGCCAAGCTGGCGGGACACCGAAACGCAACTGTTTGAAAATGAAGAGAAATTGACGGTATTTCTCGACCAGAAGCGAGCAGTTGATCGGGATCTTTGGTTAATAGATCTGGATATCCCGGACTCGGAACGGTTCATCGCGCTTCTGCACGACTTCGTTTGA
- a CDS encoding cell wall hydrolase, whose amino-acid sequence MFHYLKAAAAAALFVLALTAITLTDVSSAFAAEEQQQNILDAGEIRIDPAVLAELKANEAAVDAAVAAEDNTAQPNDENIVFVSNPVIMPLPERSAPKAPDFSEATSLAQLVDMQDSSADLDAEQRCLAGTIYFESKGESLEGQLAVAKVVLNRTASSRWPNSICGVVYQKSQFSFVRGGKMPRIAKSSRAWKRAKAIARIALDDSWQTDVDDALFFHANYVKPGWRLTRIGAVDRHIFYR is encoded by the coding sequence ATGTTCCATTATCTGAAAGCTGCGGCTGCCGCGGCTCTTTTTGTTTTGGCTCTCACTGCCATCACGCTGACCGATGTCAGCTCTGCTTTCGCTGCTGAAGAGCAGCAACAAAACATTCTGGACGCCGGTGAAATCCGGATCGATCCGGCGGTACTGGCCGAACTGAAGGCCAATGAAGCGGCTGTCGATGCCGCCGTTGCGGCGGAAGACAATACCGCCCAGCCCAATGATGAAAACATCGTCTTCGTGAGCAATCCGGTGATCATGCCGTTGCCCGAGCGCTCTGCTCCGAAGGCTCCCGATTTCAGCGAAGCAACCTCGCTCGCCCAGCTTGTCGATATGCAGGACAGCAGCGCCGATCTCGATGCCGAGCAGCGCTGCCTGGCCGGAACCATCTATTTCGAATCGAAGGGCGAATCGCTGGAAGGCCAGCTGGCCGTTGCCAAGGTGGTGCTCAATCGCACTGCTTCTTCGCGCTGGCCGAATTCGATCTGCGGTGTTGTTTATCAGAAAAGCCAGTTCAGCTTCGTGCGCGGCGGTAAGATGCCCCGTATCGCAAAATCCAGCCGGGCCTGGAAGCGCGCAAAGGCCATCGCCAGGATCGCGCTAGACGATAGCTGGCAGACCGATGTGGACGATGCCCTGTTCTTTCACGCCAATTATGTGAAGCCCGGTTGGCGCCTGACGCGCATCGGAGCGGTGGACCGGCACATCTTCTACCGCTGA
- a CDS encoding MmcB family DNA repair protein: MLDIATQPDLCGAAAVTRGLRRMFARHQIFLLPEVSLRNGRRADLMGIDAKGQLIIVEIKCSRADLLGDQKWRDYLEFCDRFYWAVPPEMDDKLLEREVLEPERTGLIVADAYDAAIVRPAVSTPLAAARRKTECQRLARIAMRRHTMLCDPEVGWGPEPSD; encoded by the coding sequence ATGCTCGATATCGCTACCCAACCCGATCTCTGCGGTGCCGCCGCCGTCACCCGTGGCCTTCGCCGCATGTTCGCGAGGCATCAGATTTTTCTGCTTCCCGAGGTTTCCTTGCGCAACGGCCGACGTGCGGACCTGATGGGCATCGATGCCAAGGGGCAGCTGATCATCGTGGAGATCAAATGCTCGCGCGCCGATCTGCTCGGAGATCAGAAGTGGCGCGACTATCTGGAATTTTGTGACCGGTTCTACTGGGCGGTGCCGCCGGAGATGGACGACAAGTTGCTGGAGCGTGAGGTTCTGGAGCCAGAGCGCACCGGCCTGATCGTCGCCGATGCCTATGATGCGGCGATTGTGCGTCCGGCGGTTAGCACGCCGCTGGCGGCGGCGCGGCGCAAGACCGAATGCCAGCGGTTGGCGCGTATAGCGATGCGGCGGCACACCATGTTGTGCGATCCGGAAGTGGGCTGGGGGCCGGAGCCATCCGATTGA